Proteins from a single region of Bacteroidota bacterium:
- the rnk gene encoding nucleoside diphosphate kinase regulator encodes MKNIIINRLDYARITKCIKDAKNFRSINNKEAELLLQELKSAKIVEPEAIPSNVVTMNSIVKISFTNTKKHIQFQIVYPDQSNIKENKISIFSPIATALIGYKVNDEIEWIVPAGLTKIKIEEIIYQPEATGDYDL; translated from the coding sequence ATGAAGAATATTATTATTAACAGACTTGATTATGCCCGAATAACAAAGTGTATTAAGGACGCAAAAAACTTTAGATCCATTAATAACAAAGAGGCAGAACTATTATTACAAGAATTAAAATCCGCAAAGATTGTGGAACCGGAAGCCATTCCTTCCAATGTGGTAACCATGAATTCTATTGTTAAAATAAGTTTTACCAATACAAAAAAGCATATTCAATTTCAAATTGTATATCCCGATCAATCCAATATAAAAGAGAACAAAATATCTATCTTCTCACCTATTGCGACTGCTTTAATCGGGTATAAAGTAAATGACGAAATTGAATGGATAGTACCTGCCGGACTTACAAAAATTAAAATTGAGGAAATTATATACCAACCCGAAGCAACAGGCGACTATGATTTATAA
- a CDS encoding haloacid dehalogenase-like hydrolase, with amino-acid sequence MSSSACEKTGTKKEITQEITSQNVLSSWNDTPTKNAIIKFVSKTTDSTNQSFIPIADRIACFDNDGTLWAEQPIYFQLAFAIDRIKALAPSHPEWKNQEPYKSILEGNISNVLAGGEHALLEIIMATHANISTDSFSLVVKNWIDTASNPATGKHYKDMIYLPMLELLNYLRANNFKTFIVSGGGVDFMRVFAETLYGIPPYQVIGSSGKTQYIIKDDVPTIQKLPELNFIDDGAGKPIGIYQYIGKRPVFASGNSDGDYQMLQWTSAGDKPNMCLLVHHTDSIREFAYDRNSAIGKLNKGLDDAEKYNWIIVDIQKDWKQVFKN; translated from the coding sequence ATGTCTTCAAGTGCTTGTGAAAAAACTGGTACTAAGAAGGAAATTACTCAGGAAATCACTTCACAAAATGTACTTTCCTCCTGGAATGATACACCCACAAAAAATGCCATTATCAAATTTGTTTCAAAAACTACTGACTCAACAAATCAATCTTTTATTCCCATTGCAGATCGTATTGCATGTTTTGATAATGATGGAACGCTATGGGCTGAACAACCAATATATTTTCAACTTGCGTTTGCAATTGATCGAATAAAAGCATTGGCTCCCAGTCATCCTGAATGGAAAAATCAGGAACCCTATAAATCAATTCTTGAAGGAAATATTTCAAATGTATTGGCGGGTGGTGAACATGCCTTATTAGAAATTATAATGGCTACTCATGCAAATATCAGCACCGACAGTTTTAGCTTAGTTGTAAAAAATTGGATTGACACTGCCTCCAATCCAGCTACGGGAAAACACTATAAGGATATGATTTATTTACCCATGCTAGAGTTATTAAATTATTTGCGTGCAAACAATTTCAAAACATTTATTGTATCTGGTGGTGGTGTTGATTTTATGAGAGTGTTTGCAGAAACCTTGTATGGCATTCCTCCTTATCAGGTTATCGGATCTTCGGGAAAAACACAATATATTATAAAAGATGATGTGCCTACAATACAAAAATTACCAGAATTAAATTTTATTGATGATGGTGCCGGAAAACCAATTGGTATTTATCAATACATAGGTAAACGACCTGTGTTTGCCAGCGGTAATTCTGATGGTGATTATCAAATGTTGCAATGGACAAGTGCGGGTGATAAACCGAATATGTGTTTGCTGGTACATCACACGGATTCTATTCGTGAATTTGCTTATGATAGAAATTCAGCTATTGGTAAATTAAATAAAGGATTAGATGATGCCGAAAAATATAATTGGATAATAGTGGATATACAAAAAGATTGGAAGCAAGTGTTTAAGAATTAA
- a CDS encoding SUMF1/EgtB/PvdO family nonheme iron enzyme, whose translation MRQLAAIMFADIAGFTALMQEDETLALELRNKLKTKLETEIAIHGGRVIKYSGDGALCSFDSAIESVRVAIAVQLEMQRKPVVPLRIGIHQADVIFDEGDVHGDGVNIASRLESFAINGSIFISAKVQDDIKNQKDIETVSLGKYTLKNVIEPIEIFAISNSGLQVPLNKKLEGKGLKFVSKQFSIKKNTLFIRVIAILLILALAYYFIVPPILKKQYAKNTLIPKIQKLVEENFRPPTEAYDLAIEANKYIPKDSVLNKLLEQVASTFTIVTEPEGVEVFWKDYEKLDAPWRSAGVTPIVDARFSRSYLRMEFRKEGYQTIEYAGPGAYWRLGPDIDTLKMDAMNELPENMVRIPQNLSYLFLVGLEQHGGKIVDEFLMDKFEVTNKQYKEFMDAGGYNNSAFWNYPIISGGKIISLDEAKLLFIDRTSRAGPSTWEAGSYIDGTENQPVSGISWYEAAAYAKYAGKQLPTIYHWGLVAETSRTEMIVPLSNLGGKSIVDVGSKPGYCSFGIYDLAGNVREWCFNSSNNDEYKYILGGGFNDPTYAFNDSYVQQAIDRSPTNGFRCMQTLPDDTTLAILDKDVPMAFRNFKEEKPVDDATFNIFLRQFVYDKNPLNATIDSVIESEFWTAEKISFDAGYNNERMQAYLYIPKNMKGPYQTILFFPGSGDLFSRKYDPQTIYRIDFILKSGRAIMRPIYKGTHERFSEIKSDLPAETALYKDHVSMWCKEVSRCIDYLETRKDIQSNKIGYLGWSWGGFLGGIIPAVEKRISCLVLNVGGMCMTKAFPESDQINYLPRITQPTLMLNGKYDMYFPVETSQKPMFNFLGTPSNDKKLIIYESGHLVPRAEFLKESLFWYDKYLGQTQ comes from the coding sequence ATGCGTCAACTTGCTGCCATTATGTTTGCTGATATTGCCGGGTTCACTGCATTAATGCAGGAAGACGAAACATTAGCATTAGAGCTCCGCAATAAACTGAAAACCAAACTTGAAACAGAAATTGCAATTCATGGTGGGAGAGTAATTAAATATAGTGGTGATGGCGCCCTATGTAGTTTCGATAGCGCAATAGAATCTGTTCGAGTTGCAATTGCTGTTCAACTTGAGATGCAAAGAAAACCAGTGGTTCCACTGAGGATTGGTATTCATCAGGCAGATGTAATTTTTGATGAGGGTGATGTGCATGGTGATGGTGTAAATATTGCATCCCGACTTGAGTCCTTTGCAATCAACGGCAGCATTTTTATTTCTGCTAAAGTGCAGGATGATATTAAAAATCAAAAGGATATTGAAACGGTTTCGCTTGGAAAATACACCTTAAAAAATGTGATTGAACCAATAGAAATATTTGCAATAAGTAATAGTGGATTGCAAGTCCCACTAAATAAAAAATTAGAGGGCAAAGGTTTAAAATTTGTAAGCAAACAATTCTCTATTAAAAAAAATACTTTGTTTATAAGGGTGATTGCAATCTTATTAATTCTCGCCCTTGCATATTATTTTATCGTCCCTCCTATTCTTAAAAAACAATATGCTAAAAACACATTAATTCCTAAAATTCAGAAATTGGTTGAGGAAAATTTCAGACCACCAACTGAAGCGTATGACCTAGCGATAGAAGCTAATAAATATATTCCCAAAGATTCTGTTTTAAACAAATTACTTGAACAAGTTGCCAGCACTTTCACTATAGTTACTGAACCAGAAGGTGTAGAAGTTTTTTGGAAAGATTATGAAAAATTGGATGCGCCTTGGCGATCAGCCGGTGTAACACCAATCGTTGATGCAAGATTCTCTCGCAGCTATTTGCGCATGGAGTTTCGTAAGGAAGGATATCAAACTATTGAATATGCAGGACCCGGTGCTTATTGGCGCTTAGGTCCGGATATAGATACGCTTAAGATGGACGCAATGAACGAGCTACCTGAAAACATGGTGCGCATTCCACAAAATTTATCTTATTTATTTCTTGTTGGTTTGGAACAACATGGTGGTAAAATAGTTGATGAATTTCTGATGGATAAATTTGAAGTAACTAACAAGCAATACAAAGAATTTATGGATGCCGGTGGTTACAACAACTCTGCATTTTGGAACTATCCAATTATTTCCGGAGGTAAAATAATTTCGCTTGATGAAGCCAAATTATTATTTATAGATAGGACTTCAAGAGCCGGACCTTCAACTTGGGAAGCAGGCAGCTATATTGATGGTACGGAGAATCAACCCGTCTCTGGTATTTCATGGTACGAAGCAGCGGCGTATGCAAAATATGCAGGCAAGCAATTACCTACAATTTATCATTGGGGTTTAGTTGCAGAAACTTCGAGAACAGAAATGATTGTACCACTCAGCAATTTAGGAGGAAAATCAATAGTAGATGTTGGAAGCAAACCCGGTTATTGTTCTTTTGGTATTTATGATCTGGCAGGTAATGTGCGTGAATGGTGTTTTAATTCGAGTAATAATGATGAGTATAAATATATTTTAGGTGGTGGCTTTAATGATCCTACTTATGCATTTAACGACAGCTATGTACAACAAGCAATTGATAGAAGTCCCACTAATGGATTTCGGTGTATGCAAACATTACCTGATGATACGACATTAGCAATATTAGATAAGGACGTGCCCATGGCCTTTAGAAATTTTAAAGAAGAAAAGCCGGTTGATGATGCAACTTTTAATATTTTTCTACGACAATTTGTGTATGACAAAAATCCATTGAATGCTACAATTGATTCTGTAATTGAAAGTGAATTTTGGACTGCCGAAAAAATATCTTTTGATGCGGGATATAATAATGAGCGAATGCAAGCTTATCTCTATATTCCAAAAAATATGAAAGGTCCATATCAGACGATACTGTTTTTTCCCGGATCGGGTGATTTGTTTTCAAGAAAATATGATCCTCAAACTATTTATCGTATTGATTTCATATTAAAAAGTGGAAGAGCTATTATGCGTCCGATATACAAAGGAACACATGAGCGTTTTAGTGAAATTAAATCTGATTTACCGGCTGAAACTGCTTTATATAAAGATCATGTAAGCATGTGGTGTAAGGAAGTATCAAGATGCATTGACTATTTAGAAACAAGAAAGGATATTCAATCAAATAAAATTGGATATTTGGGATGGAGTTGGGGTGGATTTTTGGGAGGTATAATTCCAGCAGTTGAAAAGCGCATTTCTTGTTTAGTACTCAATGTTGGAGGAATGTGTATGACAAAAGCATTTCCCGAATCCGACCAAATCAATTATTTGCCAAGAATTACACAACCAACACTAATGCTCAATGGAAAATATGATATGTATTTTCCTGTGGAAACTTCTCAAAAACCAATGTTTAATTTTTTAGGAACGCCGTCGAATGATAAAAAACTCATAATTTATGAATCAGGACATTTAGTGCCAAGAGCAGAATTTCTGAAAGAGTCTTTATTTTGGTATGATAAATATTTGGGGCAAACACAGTAA
- the queD gene encoding 6-carboxytetrahydropterin synthase QueD, producing MQIFKQFLFDSAHFLPNVPEGHKCKEIHGHTYRMVLHIEGPLVKHLEWVMDFAELKKVVEPVVNKVDHQLMNNIPGLENPTCENIAIWLWNKIKPEIPSLIKIELHETPSSGVIYEGK from the coding sequence AATTTCTTTTTGATTCAGCCCACTTTTTACCTAACGTGCCGGAAGGACATAAGTGTAAAGAAATTCATGGCCATACTTATCGTATGGTGTTACATATAGAAGGTCCTCTGGTTAAACATTTGGAATGGGTAATGGATTTTGCAGAATTAAAAAAGGTAGTGGAGCCTGTGGTGAATAAAGTTGACCATCAATTAATGAATAATATACCGGGTTTGGAAAATCCTACTTGTGAAAATATTGCCATCTGGCTTTGGAATAAAATTAAACCAGAAATCCCTTCACTCATAAAAATTGAATTACACGAAACACCAAGTTCAGGAGTGATTTATGAAGGTAAATAA